Proteins encoded by one window of Corythoichthys intestinalis isolate RoL2023-P3 chromosome 20, ASM3026506v1, whole genome shotgun sequence:
- the bloc1s5 gene encoding biogenesis of lysosome-related organelles complex 1 subunit 5, producing MKMDKIIKDVGDIQSRLLDHRPIINAEIRYFVREFEEKRAHRDSRLLENLSKVVQEANDQVLPSDLDGVKQQLSDVIARLKAANHMAERVQQRELETQQSDKLQENMERIKVDWADFLKEQQRLKEEVAEEHAKDVGLLSTRYNEKKKDLDKLLSDV from the exons ATGAAAATGGACAAAATTATCAAAG ATGTTGGTGACATTCAGTCCCGGCTGCTTGACCACAGGCCCATTATCAATGCAGAGATCCGTTACTTTGTGAGAGAATTTGAG GAGAAAAGAGCTCACCGGGACAGCCGACTACTGGAAAACTTAAGTAAAGTGGTGCAAGAAGCAAATGACCAAGTGCTCCCTTCAGATTTAGACGGTGTGAAGCAGCAGCTCTCCGATGTCATTGCTCGAT tgaagGCGGCTAATCACATGGCGGAAAGAGTCCAGCAGAGAGAGCTAGAAACACAGCAG AGTGACAAGCTGCAGGAAAACATGGAGCGTATAAAAGTTGACTGGGCAGACTTCCTGAAGGAGCAGCAGCGATTGAAGGAAGAAGTGGCCGAAGAGCACGCCAAGGACGTTGGACTCTTAAGTACTAGGTACAATGAGAAGAAGAAggaccttgacaaattgttgtcAGATGTTTAG